From Oceanococcus sp. HetDA_MAG_MS8, the proteins below share one genomic window:
- a CDS encoding DUF1329 domain-containing protein: MTLHRASRWLVLAAVIPGLAFAKVSPKEAERLGADLTPMGAVQAANEDGSIPAWDGGPTDFKRPADGEERHWESYSEIVPDEQLYTVTASNMDEYAELLTPGLKAMLKQYPDTFKIPVYKSARTAFAPQSVYEANKRNALQAELKNDGESLVNAIHGIPFPIPKSGKEIMWNHKTRYRGIGATRFNTQLAVQTNGSFTPYVLREDVLFAYGRPDAQPEDLDNVMIYFLQLTTSPPRQAGQVLLVHETMDQVKEARRAWLFNPGQRRVRRAPNVAYDNPGNGSDGLRTNDQLDMFNGATDRYTWKVVGKREMLIPYNATKLGDNRLKYTDVAMAGHLNPEHLRYEKHRVWVVDSEVNPDTSHIYKRRTFYVDEDSWTAVLADIYDKRDELWRVQEYHQITIPWEAAVGPAAGTVYDLQSGRYLAMEMSNEESLAEAREFELEHFRTNNMSRVAQMR, encoded by the coding sequence ATGACTTTGCATCGCGCATCGCGCTGGCTGGTACTAGCCGCTGTTATTCCTGGTTTGGCATTCGCCAAGGTATCCCCCAAAGAGGCGGAACGCCTTGGCGCTGATTTGACCCCCATGGGCGCCGTGCAGGCGGCCAATGAGGATGGCTCAATTCCGGCTTGGGATGGTGGCCCTACCGATTTCAAACGCCCAGCCGATGGCGAAGAGCGTCACTGGGAGTCCTACTCAGAGATCGTGCCAGACGAGCAGCTCTATACCGTCACGGCATCCAACATGGACGAGTACGCCGAGCTGCTCACGCCTGGTCTGAAGGCCATGCTGAAACAGTATCCGGACACCTTCAAGATTCCGGTGTACAAGTCAGCCCGTACAGCCTTCGCGCCGCAGTCGGTTTACGAGGCTAACAAGCGTAATGCCTTGCAAGCAGAACTGAAGAACGATGGCGAAAGCTTGGTGAATGCCATTCACGGCATCCCCTTCCCGATTCCCAAATCGGGCAAGGAAATCATGTGGAACCATAAAACCCGGTACCGGGGCATTGGTGCGACCCGCTTCAATACCCAGCTGGCCGTACAAACCAATGGCAGCTTCACCCCTTATGTGCTGCGGGAAGATGTGCTTTTTGCGTACGGGCGGCCGGATGCGCAGCCTGAAGATCTAGACAACGTCATGATCTATTTCTTGCAGCTCACCACCTCGCCACCGCGCCAGGCTGGCCAGGTGCTGCTGGTACACGAGACCATGGATCAGGTGAAGGAAGCACGCCGGGCCTGGCTGTTCAACCCCGGCCAACGCCGTGTGCGCCGGGCGCCGAACGTAGCCTATGACAACCCGGGCAATGGCTCAGACGGCTTGCGTACCAACGATCAGCTCGACATGTTCAACGGCGCTACCGACCGGTATACCTGGAAAGTCGTTGGCAAGCGGGAAATGCTCATTCCCTACAACGCCACCAAGCTGGGCGACAATCGTCTGAAATACACCGACGTTGCCATGGCAGGTCATCTCAATCCCGAGCACCTGCGCTATGAGAAGCATCGGGTTTGGGTGGTGGATTCAGAAGTGAACCCAGACACCAGCCACATTTACAAGCGCCGCACCTTCTACGTGGATGAAGATTCCTGGACCGCTGTGTTGGCCGACATTTACGATAAGCGCGATGAGCTTTGGCGCGTGCAGGAATATCACCAAATCACCATTCCTTGGGAAGCGGCTGTGGGCCCAGCAGCCGGAACAGTGTATGACCTGCAATCCGGGCGTTATCTGGCCATGGAAATGAGTAACGAAGAGTCCTTGGCAGAAGCCCGTGAATTCGAGCTAGAGCATTTCCGCACTAACAATATGTCGCGGGTTGCGCAAATGCGTTGA
- the cydB gene encoding cytochrome d ubiquinol oxidase subunit II gives MNSAEFWLPLIFMGLMGLSMLIYVVLDGYDLGVGILLPQARSEHERDTMIGSIGPFWDANETWLVLGVGLLLVAFPLAHGVILTNLYLPVTLMLAGLILRGVAFDFRVKARARHKPAWDRAFFAGSLLASLSQGVMLGQLVTGFRSDGWAWLFALGIGIGLAGGYALLGAGWLIMKTEDDLQRRAVHWARIALIVTAAGIAAVSIATPAVSPQIFARWFSLQTFFALLPIPLISAALVVLLAIFLARLEQDTTHGNARGLARWDWAPFSGSVALFVMAFLGLAYSLFPYLVVDRITIWDAASAPESLMIILGGALLVIPTILAYTVFVYRIFRGKAAPLSYG, from the coding sequence ATGAACAGCGCCGAATTCTGGCTGCCGCTAATCTTCATGGGCCTGATGGGCTTGTCCATGCTCATCTACGTGGTGCTGGATGGCTACGACCTGGGCGTGGGGATCTTGCTGCCCCAAGCCCGCAGCGAGCACGAACGCGACACCATGATTGGCTCCATCGGCCCCTTCTGGGATGCCAACGAAACCTGGCTGGTGCTGGGGGTGGGGCTGCTGCTGGTGGCTTTTCCCCTGGCACACGGGGTGATTCTCACCAATCTCTATCTGCCGGTAACCCTGATGTTGGCGGGTTTGATCCTGCGCGGAGTGGCGTTTGACTTCCGGGTGAAGGCCCGCGCTCGGCATAAGCCGGCCTGGGACCGGGCCTTCTTTGCCGGCAGCCTGCTGGCCTCCTTGTCCCAGGGCGTGATGCTGGGGCAACTGGTTACCGGCTTTCGCAGCGACGGCTGGGCTTGGCTGTTTGCCCTGGGTATCGGCATCGGGTTGGCCGGCGGCTACGCCTTGCTGGGCGCCGGTTGGCTGATTATGAAAACCGAAGACGACTTACAGCGCCGCGCCGTGCACTGGGCCCGTATCGCTCTCATTGTGACGGCTGCCGGGATTGCTGCGGTGTCGATAGCCACACCGGCAGTCAGCCCACAAATCTTCGCCCGCTGGTTCTCGCTGCAGACCTTCTTCGCCTTGCTGCCCATCCCCCTGATCAGTGCGGCTCTGGTGGTTTTGCTGGCCATCTTCCTGGCGCGCCTGGAGCAGGACACCACCCATGGCAACGCACGTGGCCTGGCACGCTGGGACTGGGCTCCGTTCTCCGGCTCGGTGGCCTTGTTCGTGATGGCCTTCTTGGGGCTGGCCTACAGCCTGTTTCCCTACCTGGTGGTGGACCGCATCACCATCTGGGACGCGGCCAGTGCCCCCGAGTCCCTGATGATCATTCTCGGAGGCGCCTTGTTGGTGATTCCCACCATTTTGGCGTACACGGTGTTCGTCTATCGCATCTTCCGGGGCAAGGCGGCGCCGTTGAGCTACGGCTAG
- a CDS encoding GbsR/MarR family transcriptional regulator encodes MNSLREQFIQHFGEMGSRWGINRTVGQVYALLVASPEPLCADDIVDALQISRSNVSMSIKELDNWQLLNRRSVPGDRREFFTTPPDVWEIFRRLADQRLQREVMPTLSMLRDALMQDPDNPEEAHLRERMQEMHDLIDLLSAWFREVERLDRRTLERLLKLGSGVVRLLEMTDRLRHPGAKPHSTPVVEDDHGL; translated from the coding sequence GTGAATTCACTGCGGGAACAGTTCATCCAGCACTTTGGCGAAATGGGCTCACGGTGGGGAATTAACCGCACCGTTGGGCAGGTTTACGCCCTCCTAGTGGCTAGCCCGGAGCCGCTCTGCGCGGACGACATTGTTGATGCCTTGCAGATCTCTCGTTCCAACGTCAGCATGAGCATCAAGGAGCTGGATAACTGGCAACTCCTGAACCGTCGCAGTGTGCCCGGTGATAGACGGGAGTTCTTTACCACGCCGCCGGACGTCTGGGAGATTTTCCGTCGCTTGGCAGACCAGCGACTACAGCGCGAGGTCATGCCCACGCTGTCAATGTTGCGCGACGCGCTGATGCAAGACCCAGACAACCCGGAAGAGGCACATCTGCGTGAACGTATGCAGGAAATGCACGATCTCATCGATCTGCTCAGTGCCTGGTTTCGCGAAGTGGAGCGGCTCGATAGGCGTACCCTAGAACGACTACTCAAGCTGGGTTCCGGCGTTGTGCGCCTGCTTGAGATGACTGACCGGCTGCGCCACCCTGGCGCTAAACCACACTCAACTCCAGTCGTGGAGGATGACCATGGACTTTGA
- a CDS encoding cytochrome ubiquinol oxidase subunit I: MDFDALSLARIQFAANISFHILFPTLTIALGWLLLFFKLRFNATGDARWDGLYRFWVKVFALSFAMGVVSGITMSFQFGTNWPGFMEKVGNIAGPLLAYEVITAFFLEATFLAVMLFGQGKVSNRVHTIATMLVCLGTSFSAFWILVLNSWMHTPVGFEMREGVAHATDWLAILFNPSMPYRLVHMLLASGLTAAFLVAGLSAYRLRRGSDAGEAKLGLKVGVILGAVLIPIQILAGDMHGLNTLEHQPAKVAAMEGLWETRAGAPLVLFGIPNAETQSNDYAIEVPRMASFILTHDWDGVVQGIDAFDGVHPPVAKVFWSFRIMVGMGMLMLLLSWLGLWQLRRQGQIGPWLQRVFVAMSFSGWVAVLSGWYTTEIGRQPWLVQGVLSTADAAAPNVGAGLIWTSLAIYLSLYVVLTSAYISVIFYLARRADDPEAKDFVPVAQELPQGAPA, translated from the coding sequence ATGGACTTTGATGCCCTGAGCTTGGCGCGCATTCAGTTTGCCGCCAACATCAGTTTTCACATTCTCTTTCCCACCCTGACCATCGCCCTGGGCTGGTTGCTTCTGTTTTTCAAACTGCGTTTCAATGCCACCGGCGACGCGCGTTGGGATGGGCTGTACCGCTTCTGGGTCAAGGTCTTTGCCTTGTCCTTTGCCATGGGTGTGGTCAGCGGCATCACCATGAGCTTCCAGTTCGGCACCAACTGGCCGGGCTTCATGGAAAAAGTGGGCAACATCGCAGGGCCCTTGCTGGCCTACGAGGTGATTACGGCCTTCTTCCTCGAGGCCACCTTCCTCGCCGTGATGCTCTTCGGCCAGGGCAAGGTCTCCAATCGGGTTCATACCATCGCCACCATGCTGGTGTGCCTGGGCACCAGCTTCTCCGCCTTCTGGATTTTGGTGCTCAACTCCTGGATGCACACCCCGGTGGGCTTTGAGATGCGTGAAGGTGTGGCCCACGCCACCGATTGGCTGGCGATCTTGTTCAATCCCTCCATGCCCTACCGCCTGGTGCACATGCTGTTGGCCTCGGGTCTCACCGCGGCCTTTTTGGTCGCCGGGCTTTCGGCCTACCGCCTGCGCCGTGGTAGTGATGCCGGCGAAGCCAAGCTAGGCCTGAAAGTGGGCGTGATTCTGGGTGCGGTCCTTATCCCCATTCAGATTCTCGCTGGCGATATGCACGGACTGAACACCCTGGAACATCAGCCGGCCAAGGTGGCAGCGATGGAAGGCTTGTGGGAAACACGCGCCGGTGCACCCTTGGTGCTATTTGGGATTCCCAACGCCGAGACGCAGAGCAATGACTACGCCATCGAAGTGCCGCGCATGGCCTCCTTCATCCTCACTCATGACTGGGATGGCGTGGTGCAGGGCATTGACGCCTTTGATGGGGTTCACCCGCCGGTGGCCAAGGTGTTCTGGAGCTTCCGCATCATGGTGGGCATGGGCATGCTGATGCTGCTGCTGAGCTGGTTGGGGCTGTGGCAACTGCGCCGGCAGGGGCAGATTGGGCCCTGGTTACAACGTGTGTTTGTGGCCATGAGTTTCTCCGGCTGGGTCGCGGTGCTATCGGGCTGGTACACCACCGAAATCGGCCGTCAGCCCTGGCTGGTACAGGGCGTACTGAGTACGGCTGATGCGGCGGCCCCCAATGTGGGGGCGGGCCTGATCTGGACCTCGCTGGCCATTTACTTAAGTTTGTACGTGGTGCTGACCAGCGCCTACATCTCGGTGATCTTCTACTTGGCGCGCCGCGCTGACGATCCTGAAGCCAAAGACTTTGTCCCGGTGGCCCAAGAGCTGCCGCAAGGAGCGCCGGCATGA
- the folE gene encoding GTP cyclohydrolase I FolE, with translation MQELYRALLEAVGEDPEREGLKDTPKRAAAAMEFLTSGYTTDLETIVNNATFESGSDEMVIVRDIELFSLCEHHLLPFIGKAHVAYLPNGRVIGLSKIPRIVDMFSRRLQIQEALTRQIANTVQEVTNARGVAVVIESKHLCMMMRGVEKQNSSMTTSVMLGTFRNDPRTRAEFLTLLKN, from the coding sequence GTGCAAGAGCTGTATCGGGCGTTGCTGGAGGCTGTGGGCGAAGACCCAGAGCGCGAGGGTCTTAAAGATACTCCCAAGCGGGCGGCGGCGGCGATGGAGTTCCTCACCAGTGGCTACACCACCGATTTGGAAACAATCGTAAACAACGCCACCTTCGAGTCTGGCTCGGATGAAATGGTGATCGTGCGCGACATTGAACTGTTCTCTCTGTGCGAACACCACCTACTGCCGTTTATTGGCAAGGCGCATGTGGCCTATCTACCGAATGGGCGCGTGATTGGCTTGTCCAAAATCCCACGCATTGTGGACATGTTTTCCCGGCGCTTGCAGATCCAAGAGGCCTTGACCCGGCAAATTGCCAATACTGTCCAAGAAGTGACCAACGCCCGCGGGGTTGCGGTCGTCATCGAATCGAAACACCTATGCATGATGATGCGCGGTGTGGAGAAACAAAACTCCAGCATGACCACATCGGTGATGCTGGGCACCTTCCGTAACGACCCGCGTACCCGAGCGGAGTTTTTAACTTTGCTGAAAAACTGA
- a CDS encoding acyl-ACP desaturase, protein MSTFDPATIAPQKEVLGAIAPQVEVLVQKHLDKRQLWMPSEIFEDKERDELRENARGLPDEVRAGLALNLLTEEGLPHFHRLITVHMGEDGVWGRWNNIWTAEEDRHGCVLRDYARDSGVFDMVALERLQYAYLEAGFNPDWGHDPYKLLAYTSLQEKATQRAHGNLARIAARTEPRLQTILSRVAGDEARHHQFYRDCFALILREDPERALKAAWSVMPNLAMPGHTIPGYSELTDVVRQADIYGPLDYCKIVSDLLEMWGIAAARGLSSSAERMQDKLMALPARLERFADVIARRRAERPSLNFDFLTRAPSAS, encoded by the coding sequence ATGTCCACCTTTGACCCCGCAACCATCGCTCCTCAAAAAGAAGTGTTGGGAGCCATCGCCCCACAGGTCGAAGTTCTGGTACAGAAACATTTAGACAAACGTCAGCTCTGGATGCCCAGCGAAATTTTTGAGGATAAAGAGCGCGACGAACTCCGCGAGAATGCCCGTGGACTACCCGATGAAGTGCGCGCAGGATTAGCGCTGAACCTTCTCACCGAGGAGGGTTTGCCCCATTTTCACCGGCTGATCACCGTGCATATGGGCGAAGACGGCGTATGGGGGCGCTGGAACAACATTTGGACCGCGGAGGAAGACCGCCACGGCTGCGTCTTGCGGGACTACGCCCGCGACTCTGGCGTATTCGATATGGTGGCCTTGGAACGCCTTCAGTACGCTTACCTCGAAGCCGGCTTTAACCCCGACTGGGGCCATGACCCCTACAAGCTGCTGGCCTACACCAGCCTGCAAGAGAAAGCCACGCAGCGCGCTCACGGCAACCTCGCCCGAATTGCGGCGCGCACAGAGCCGCGACTGCAGACTATTCTTTCGCGGGTGGCCGGCGACGAAGCTCGCCATCATCAGTTCTATCGTGACTGCTTTGCGCTGATTCTGCGCGAGGATCCGGAGCGGGCCCTCAAAGCAGCGTGGTCGGTGATGCCGAATCTGGCCATGCCTGGTCATACCATTCCGGGTTACAGCGAATTAACCGACGTGGTCCGCCAGGCCGATATTTATGGCCCGCTGGACTACTGCAAGATCGTCTCTGATCTGCTTGAGATGTGGGGCATCGCGGCAGCACGTGGTTTGTCCTCTAGCGCCGAACGCATGCAAGACAAACTCATGGCCCTGCCCGCTCGGCTGGAGCGCTTTGCAGACGTCATTGCTCGCCGCCGCGCTGAGCGCCCTAGCCTCAACTTTGACTTTCTAACGCGAGCCCCCAGCGCCAGCTAA
- a CDS encoding ParB/RepB/Spo0J family partition protein has protein sequence MDTDNASDYRTQDISSLYPIRRIDIDQIRPGRHQMRRHFDPDAIAGLAESIRQSGVIQPVVVRAQESGYELLAGERRWRAAQQAGLHSVPAVIRDDVSDDEALILGLVENLQRESLNPMETAHGLKVLAEQMQLTHEQAAQRIGKSRVYVTNFLRLLNLCPQVQQWLDQGQLSMGHARALAGIPQSHQPRWAQDCIQGQWSVRQLELRLRKPPRQSAKVGSQSDWDRLRKALEDHLNAKVNLEGNAAGKGALTVHFHNFDELDGLLQRLGFDQEL, from the coding sequence ATGGATACGGATAACGCTTCCGATTATCGCACGCAGGATATTTCTAGCCTGTACCCCATACGTCGCATAGATATCGATCAGATCCGTCCCGGTCGCCATCAGATGCGCCGGCATTTTGATCCCGATGCCATTGCGGGCTTGGCGGAGTCCATACGACAAAGCGGCGTGATCCAACCAGTGGTGGTGCGCGCTCAAGAATCAGGCTACGAGCTGCTTGCCGGCGAGCGGCGCTGGCGCGCGGCGCAGCAAGCCGGCTTGCACAGCGTTCCTGCCGTGATACGCGATGACGTCAGCGATGATGAAGCCTTGATTTTGGGTCTGGTGGAAAATCTGCAGCGGGAATCGCTCAATCCCATGGAGACTGCGCACGGGCTTAAGGTCTTAGCGGAACAAATGCAGCTGACGCATGAGCAGGCAGCGCAGCGGATTGGCAAGTCGCGTGTCTATGTCACTAACTTTTTGCGCTTGCTCAACCTTTGTCCCCAGGTCCAGCAGTGGCTTGATCAAGGTCAGCTCAGTATGGGCCATGCGCGCGCTCTCGCTGGGATTCCCCAATCCCATCAGCCGCGTTGGGCACAAGATTGCATTCAGGGGCAATGGTCGGTGCGGCAATTAGAGTTGCGATTGCGCAAGCCGCCTAGGCAGAGCGCAAAAGTGGGATCTCAATCCGACTGGGACCGCCTGCGCAAGGCCTTGGAAGACCATTTGAATGCCAAGGTGAATCTCGAAGGGAACGCCGCAGGCAAAGGCGCTTTGACTGTGCATTTCCATAACTTCGATGAGCTTGATGGCCTGCTACAGCGATTAGGATTCGATCAAGAGCTTTAG
- a CDS encoding FAD-dependent oxidoreductase yields the protein MSPSSTQPRSGAEQTCLIVGASHAAAQLAPSLRQQGWTGGITLIGDEARWPYQRPPLSKAFLAGDKDAQSLAIRSPEFYAKQGIEPCWGQVCSIDRQAQMVALSDGRQLAYDKLALCTGASEVRLNLPGHELKGVHYLRSLAQVEGIRQQLASARRVVIIGGGYIGLETAASLRKLGLEVRVLEAAKRLLQRVTAPAVASFYARIHREAGVQIHTDTTAVAFEGDDRVRHVLCSDGQSFAADMVIIGVGVRPNTALAATAGLAVEDGVVVDEYCQTSDPNIVAAGDCAKQWNPRYGKSLRLESVPNAMEQAKAAAASICGNKLAQQSLPWFWSDQYELKLQIAGLNSGYDQVVLRGDHQSGRSFSAFYLRQGQLLAADCINRPADFVATKALLNRGCSPDPADLAIEERPLKALLDPA from the coding sequence ATGAGCCCTTCATCGACGCAGCCCCGATCGGGCGCCGAGCAGACCTGTTTGATTGTGGGGGCCAGTCATGCCGCCGCCCAGCTGGCGCCTAGCCTGCGCCAGCAAGGCTGGACCGGAGGCATCACCCTGATTGGCGACGAGGCCCGCTGGCCCTACCAGAGGCCGCCTCTGTCCAAGGCCTTTTTGGCAGGCGACAAGGATGCGCAGAGTCTGGCTATTCGGTCGCCGGAGTTTTATGCCAAGCAAGGCATTGAGCCGTGCTGGGGGCAGGTATGTTCTATCGACCGCCAGGCCCAGATGGTGGCTTTGAGCGATGGCCGCCAACTGGCTTATGACAAGTTGGCACTGTGTACCGGCGCCAGTGAGGTTCGGCTGAATCTGCCAGGGCACGAGCTTAAGGGCGTGCATTATTTGCGCAGCCTGGCTCAGGTTGAGGGTATTCGTCAGCAGCTCGCTAGTGCACGGCGAGTGGTGATCATTGGCGGGGGCTACATCGGGCTGGAAACCGCCGCTTCGCTGCGTAAGTTGGGCTTAGAAGTACGTGTGCTGGAAGCCGCCAAGCGCCTATTGCAGAGGGTTACCGCGCCCGCTGTGGCCAGTTTTTATGCGCGTATCCATCGTGAAGCTGGGGTGCAGATTCATACCGATACAACCGCTGTGGCCTTCGAGGGCGATGACCGCGTCCGCCATGTGCTATGCAGCGACGGCCAAAGTTTCGCGGCAGACATGGTGATCATTGGCGTTGGTGTGCGGCCGAATACCGCCTTGGCGGCGACAGCGGGACTGGCGGTGGAGGACGGCGTGGTTGTGGATGAGTATTGCCAGACCAGCGATCCCAACATCGTTGCTGCCGGCGACTGCGCAAAGCAATGGAACCCCCGCTACGGGAAAAGCTTGCGCCTAGAGTCGGTACCCAACGCCATGGAGCAGGCTAAGGCTGCGGCCGCAAGCATTTGCGGCAACAAGCTGGCGCAACAGAGTCTGCCCTGGTTCTGGTCCGATCAATACGAGCTCAAGCTACAGATCGCCGGGTTGAATAGCGGCTATGACCAAGTGGTGCTGCGCGGTGACCACCAGTCAGGGCGCAGCTTTAGTGCGTTTTACTTACGTCAGGGGCAACTACTGGCCGCGGATTGCATCAATCGCCCTGCAGATTTTGTGGCCACCAAGGCGCTGCTGAACCGTGGCTGCTCGCCAGATCCTGCTGACTTAGCCATTGAGGAGCGGCCCTTAAAGGCCTTGCTGGACCCAGCTTGA
- a CDS encoding cytochrome P450 — MNFSTTVMNLSAPVVPMDWQVKAAHLAQQALERAGLVPHSPQFTEQPLPDVSSLALEDIDLSNPFLWRQGLWSSYYKRLRDEAPVHFQKNSAFGPFWSVTRFEDILFVDKRHDLFSAEPIITLGDRPPGLAVETFIAMDPPKHDQQRQAVQGVVAPKNLKEMEGLIRRRTQDVLDKLPIGQPFDWVRTVSMELTARMLATLLDFPYEQRHKLIEWSDIAAASPETTGGLADRDQLFPAVAEVAKAFSTLWREKEARQKAGEEPGFDLISLMLNNEDTKNLIHRPMEFLGNLALLIVGGNDTTRNSMTGGVLALNRFPEEFVKLKANPKLIPNMVSEIIRWQTPLAYMRRVAKQDVELGGETIRKGDKVVMWYASGNRDERSIENPEDFIIDRKGARNHLSFGFGVHRCMGNRLAEMQLRILWEELLTRFDAIEVLGEPEYVQSNFVRGYSRMQVKLSAKA, encoded by the coding sequence ATGAATTTTTCTACCACCGTGATGAACCTCAGCGCGCCTGTGGTTCCTATGGATTGGCAAGTCAAAGCGGCGCATTTAGCCCAGCAGGCGCTTGAGCGCGCCGGTTTAGTCCCGCATTCGCCACAGTTCACAGAGCAGCCCTTGCCTGATGTGTCAAGCTTGGCCTTGGAGGACATTGATCTCAGTAACCCCTTCCTCTGGCGTCAGGGCCTGTGGTCGTCCTACTACAAGCGCTTGCGTGATGAGGCCCCGGTGCACTTCCAGAAAAACAGTGCCTTTGGGCCTTTCTGGTCGGTCACCCGCTTCGAAGACATCCTCTTTGTGGATAAACGGCATGACCTGTTCTCGGCAGAGCCCATTATTACTCTAGGAGATCGGCCTCCGGGCTTGGCGGTGGAAACCTTCATTGCCATGGACCCGCCCAAGCACGACCAGCAGCGGCAGGCGGTACAGGGTGTAGTGGCGCCCAAGAACCTCAAGGAAATGGAGGGTTTGATTCGCCGGCGCACCCAGGATGTGCTGGACAAACTGCCTATCGGCCAGCCCTTTGATTGGGTGCGCACCGTGTCGATGGAGCTCACCGCGCGGATGCTGGCCACCTTGCTGGATTTTCCCTATGAGCAGCGCCACAAGTTAATCGAATGGTCCGATATTGCTGCTGCCAGCCCGGAGACAACGGGCGGCTTGGCTGACCGTGATCAGCTTTTCCCGGCCGTAGCCGAAGTGGCCAAAGCCTTTTCGACCTTGTGGCGGGAGAAAGAGGCGCGGCAAAAAGCCGGCGAAGAGCCAGGCTTCGACCTGATCAGCCTCATGCTCAACAATGAGGACACCAAGAACCTGATTCACCGGCCGATGGAGTTTTTGGGCAACCTCGCACTGCTTATCGTGGGCGGTAACGACACCACCCGTAACTCCATGACCGGAGGTGTGCTGGCTCTAAACCGCTTCCCTGAGGAGTTCGTCAAGCTCAAAGCCAATCCCAAGCTAATTCCCAACATGGTGTCCGAGATCATTCGTTGGCAAACCCCGTTGGCTTATATGCGGCGGGTGGCGAAACAGGATGTGGAGCTTGGGGGCGAGACCATCCGCAAAGGCGACAAGGTGGTGATGTGGTATGCCTCGGGGAATCGCGACGAGCGTTCCATTGAGAACCCCGAAGACTTCATCATCGACCGCAAGGGTGCCCGTAACCATTTGTCCTTCGGCTTTGGGGTGCATCGCTGTATGGGGAATCGCCTGGCGGAGATGCAGCTGCGCATTCTCTGGGAAGAGCTGCTCACCCGTTTCGACGCCATAGAGGTTCTGGGCGAGCCTGAATACGTGCAGTCCAACTTCGTGCGGGGGTATTCGCGGATGCAGGTCAAGCTGAGCGCCAAGGCTTAA
- a CDS encoding 2Fe-2S iron-sulfur cluster binding domain-containing protein, whose product MGQLTFIEHDGTEHTVELESGKSLMQHATENMVPGIDADCGGECACGTCHVIVDADWFAQTGAINPEEKQMLEMTPEGAKTSRLACQIPVSDALDGMVVRLPEFQM is encoded by the coding sequence GTGGGACAACTCACCTTTATTGAACACGACGGTACCGAACACACGGTAGAGCTAGAGTCGGGTAAGTCTCTGATGCAGCACGCAACCGAGAATATGGTGCCTGGTATTGACGCCGATTGCGGTGGGGAATGCGCTTGCGGAACTTGCCATGTCATCGTCGATGCGGACTGGTTTGCGCAAACCGGCGCCATAAACCCGGAGGAGAAGCAGATGTTGGAAATGACGCCGGAGGGGGCAAAGACCTCGCGCTTGGCTTGTCAGATTCCTGTGAGTGACGCTTTGGACGGCATGGTTGTTCGGCTTCCTGAATTCCAAATGTAA